From the genome of Planctomycetota bacterium, one region includes:
- the mqnE gene encoding aminofutalosine synthase MqnE translates to MSDLEAIAAKVEAGERLSREDGLALFASDDLAAVGRLADAERRRRHGLAAFYIINTHVNYTNACLNRCRFCAFARESGDADAYLLDIEEILDRAAPDVEAGATEIHIVGGLHPDVGLDYYLGMIGRLHEAFPEVCLQALTAVEVEYAARQAGLSVTDVLGRLKAAGLAGLPGGGAEIFDAGVRRRICPRKLSSEAWLDVHRRAHALGLATNATMLYGHLESQADRVDHLLALRGLQDETRGFQAFIPLPFHPEGTAMADLEGPTAADDLRTMAAARLLLDNFDHLKAFWVMLTPDLAQVALRFGADDIDGTVVREEITHAAGARTPQRLTPDA, encoded by the coding sequence CTCGCGCGAGGACGGCCTGGCGCTCTTTGCCTCGGACGACTTGGCGGCCGTCGGTCGGCTGGCCGACGCCGAACGCCGCCGGCGCCACGGCCTGGCCGCCTTTTACATCATCAACACGCACGTCAACTATACGAACGCCTGCCTCAACCGGTGCCGCTTCTGCGCGTTCGCCCGCGAAAGCGGCGACGCGGACGCCTATCTGTTGGACATTGAGGAGATTCTCGACCGGGCCGCCCCCGACGTCGAGGCGGGAGCGACCGAAATCCACATCGTCGGCGGCCTCCATCCCGACGTCGGGCTGGACTATTACCTCGGCATGATCGGCCGGCTGCACGAAGCGTTTCCCGAGGTGTGCCTCCAGGCGCTGACGGCCGTCGAGGTGGAGTACGCGGCGCGGCAAGCGGGCCTCTCGGTGACGGACGTGCTCGGGCGCCTGAAGGCGGCGGGCTTGGCGGGCTTGCCGGGCGGCGGCGCGGAGATCTTCGACGCCGGCGTCCGCCGGCGCATCTGCCCGCGAAAACTGAGCAGCGAGGCCTGGCTCGACGTCCATCGTCGGGCACACGCCCTCGGCCTCGCGACCAACGCGACGATGCTCTACGGCCACCTGGAATCCCAGGCCGACCGCGTGGACCATCTTCTGGCGCTCCGCGGCCTGCAGGACGAGACGCGGGGATTTCAGGCGTTCATTCCTCTGCCGTTCCATCCGGAGGGGACGGCGATGGCCGACCTCGAAGGGCCGACGGCCGCCGACGACCTGAGGACGATGGCCGCCGCGAGGCTCCTGCTGGACAACTTCGACCACCTGAAAGCCTTCTGGGTGATGCTGACGCCGGACCTCGCGCAGGTCGCCCTCAGGTTCGGCGCCGACGACATCGATGGGACGGTCGTGCGCGAGGAGATCACCCACGCCGCCGGCGCCCGCACGCCCCAGCGCCTGACGCCCGACGCC